Within the Terriglobia bacterium genome, the region TCGCGGCGACATACGACTCGGCGTTCCCGTCACATATTCCGATATCAATAACAGCAGCATGCTGATCGAGGTGGCCCGCCAACGGGGGAATTACATCCCGGACCTTTCTTTCGGTACCCACTTCTTCCAGGATCTGGTGGAAGCATCCATCCGGTATCTCCCCCTCTACCCGGATGACCCTCAGGCGGTCTTCCAGGAATCCTTCCTGAAGCGGGCGCGCAATCTGCTTCCCGAACTGTTGCCGGATTTCGCAAACCTTGCTGAAACGTTACACGTGATCGACGTTCCGAGCGTAATGAACGGCCTCATTCTGCGCGTGTTGATGAATGCCGACCTTGAACACGCTGTAGCTTTCTTCGCGGTCCCGACCAAGGGATCGCAGCAACCCGCGCCGGACGAAATCACGGTAGAGCGTCCCGCGGAAGACCACTGGAGATGGCGTTTCCGCATGGCACAGCGCATTGCAGCCCAAATTGACCCAGCGCGCTTCGGAGTCAAATCTTTTTACCTCATCGGTAGTACCAAGAACGCGAGCGCAGGCCCCGGCAGCGATATCGATATCATGCTTCACTTCGACGGCACGGAGCAGCAAGAGAACGATCTCCTGATGTGGCTCACCGGCTGGAGCACCTGTCTTAGTGAACTCAATTTCTGGCGCACCGGTTATCGCACTGACGGGTTGCTGGATGTCCACCTGATCACGGATAAGGACATCGAGGAGCGCAGCAGCTTTGCCGTGAAGATCGACGCCATCACGGATCCTGCCAGGAAGCTCCCGATGGGCCAGGGCTAGATCAATTCCCTTGTAGAGTTTTCTGGATTTTCCAAATCAAGGGAGACAAGCGCTAGCTCCGGGCCGTCGTGCGCAGCGCTGATACAAACAGTTCTTCCAATTGTCGTCATCCACTCGCCGGTAATTCGAGCAGCCTCGTGAACATGGCCGTGCATTGTGAGACGTGGTTGCTTTTGCTCAATGAATCGACGAATGGCAATGCTGCCCACGTGAACGTCCAGCGGCGCATGATCCACGAACTTTCCATCCAGCGCGGCACGATCCAGCGCCGTGTCGTACGGTGGTGAATGAAAGAGGAAGATAGCTCGGCGCATATCATCCAACCCGGTCAGTCGAGTCAGATCGTTTTCGATAGTCCCCCACCTGATCTCATCGTTGTCGACGGCCACGGTTCGAATGCCGTCTTCCGGGGAAACGCAGCCTGGGTCGCAGTAGCGTGACACGTCATATCGCTCCCAATCTTTCAGCAGGAATGGCGTGGGCGGCACACACGCATATCCATAAAGGGAGTATTTCCCCATCGAGACGTTTCGGTTGTGCACATAGGACCAGAGACCTATCTCCTCGGTTTCTTGGATTGCTGACTCGAATATTCGGGGGTCATCATTGCCCAGGATGAGGTAGACCTGTGGGTATCGATCGGCCATTCGAGCTTTTAGAGCGGCGAACCCCGGGATCAGGACCTGCTCAATGAATGTG harbors:
- a CDS encoding metallophosphoesterase, with protein sequence MPSRQNTYLFATDLHGQRNRYESLSEKISAVEPAALFLGGDLLPHRLEDTFIEQVLIPGFAALKARMADRYPQVYLILGNDDPRIFESAIQETEEIGLWSYVHNRNVSMGKYSLYGYACVPPTPFLLKDWERYDVSRYCDPGCVSPEDGIRTVAVDNDEIRWGTIENDLTRLTGLDDMRRAIFLFHSPPYDTALDRAALDGKFVDHAPLDVHVGSIAIRRFIEQKQPRLTMHGHVHEAARITGEWMTTIGRTVCISAAHDGPELALVSLDLENPENSTRELI